The Ignavibacteriota bacterium genome segment ACGCAAGGAAGCGGAGAGGAGGCTGCGTCTCCTCGCGCATACCATCACGAGCGCCCGCGATTGTGTGACGATCACCGATCTGGAAGACAGGGTGCTGTTCGTGAACGATGCATTCCTTGAGACCTACGGGTACCGCGAGGAAGAGATCCTCGGACAGGACATCGCGATGGTGCGGAGCGGTGCATCGGCGGCCGTGGAGATGAATGAGATCCGCAACGGGACGCTGAACGGTTCGTGGTATGGCGAGGTGCTGAACCACAGGGCGGATGGGTCGATCTTCCCGGTGGAGCTCTGGACCTCCATCGTGCGCAACGACGACAACGAGCCGGTGGCAATGGTCGGTGTGGCGCGGGATATCACGGCGCGCAAGCGTGCCGACGAGGCGCTCAGGAATTCGCTCCGGGAAAAGGAGGTCCTCCTGAAGGAGATCCACCACCGTGTCAAGAATAACCTCCAGGTGATCTCCAGTCTCCTCAGCCTTCAGTCCGAATACCTGAAGGACGAGGCGATGATCAAGATCTTCAAAGAGAGCCAGAACCGTGTGAAATCCATGGCTCTCATCCATGAGAAACTGTATCAGTCGGCGAACCTCGCAGAGATCGATTTCTCCGACTATTTGCGGGAACTCACGACCCAGCTCTTCCGTTCGTACGGGATCGGGGCGCACGGGGTGTCGCTCAACGTCCATGCGTCGCAGGTCCTCCTTGCCGTTGACCGTGCGATCCCGTGCGGGATCATCGTCAACGAATTGGTCACCAACGCGTTGAAATACGCTTTCCCTGAGGGCCGGGGAGGGCGCATCGATATCGACCTGCATCCCGTCAGCGATGACATGGTGCGGCTTGCGGTGCGGGACAATGGGGTGGGGTTCCCCGCGGATGTGGACTTCGAGACGTCGGACAGCCTCGGGCTTACGCTCGTGCGCATGCTTGCGGATCAGGTGCAGGGTGAAGTGGCGCTGCAGCCGGCCGAGCGGGGGGCAGAATTCATCATGACATTCCGGAAATAGCGAGGCGGTATGGGCAGTACAAACATCATGGTGGTTGAGGACGAACTCATCGTTGCGGAGGATCTGACGCGTTGGCTCATGACGCTCGGGTACACGATCGCGGCGCGGGCGGCCGCTGGCCGTGAGGCCGTGCAACGGTGCGAAGCCACGCGGCCGGATCTGGTCCTGATGGACATCCTCCTGCCGGGCGATATGGATGGCATTCAGGCGGCGGAGGAGATCCGGCGGCGGTTCGACATTCCGGTCGTCTTCATCACCGCATCGTCGGACGAAGCCACGCTGGCGCGCGCCAAAGTCTCCGAGCCCTTCGGATACATCCTGAAGCCCTTCGATGAACGCGGACTCTATTCGACGATCGAGATGGCGCTGTACAAGCACCAGTCGGAGAAGCGCATGCGGGAGAGCGAGGAACGCTTCCGCCTGATGTTCGAGAACGCGCCGATCCCGTTCCACGCCCTCGATGCTGATGGACACATCCTCCGTGTCAATAAGGCCTGGCTGGAGTTGTTCGGTCATGCCCAGGACGAGGTGATCGGCCGGTGGTTCGGAGAATTCCTCTCTTCGGGAAGTATCGACCGGTTCGTTTCGACCTTCACGCGGTTCAAGAGTTCGCCTGTCCTGGAGACCGTGATGCTTGAGATCGTTCTCAAGGATGGGACACTCCGCACCGGAGCGTTCAAGGGAAGCATCGCTGTGGATCAGCGGGGACGTTTCGAGATGACGCTGTGTGTCCTCGAAAGCAAGCTCCACGCCGCGGTGCAGGAATCCGCTGCGATCCCGCCTGCTGCGAGCCTGATCCTCGGCGCCGATGGCCTCGTGCTGGCGGTATCGCCTGCCTTCGAGGCGCTGACGCGTTGGGGGCGCCTGACGTGTGCGGGCGTCCGCTGAAGGACCTCTTCGGTAGACCACGTGAGGGTGAGGAGATCGTTGATCATCTCTCCACTGCGGTGTCCATGGACAGCCGGCCGTTCCATCTGCGTGGGAACGGGATCGGGCCGATCGATGTGTTGATCTCGGGTGCCGCGTATCGCGGCGCCTCCAACAGAACGGAGACCATGTGCCTCTTCATCCGGCAGCGGTGAGCGACATCTCCCTGTGGGAGGGACTCGTGGTGTCGTTGCAGCGGCGTCACCGGGTTGCTCTGCTCGTGGTGGCGATCGTGATCGCCCTGGGGGCGTACGGAAGTCTGGCGACCTCCATCTCCACACCCCGGCTTGCTCCGGTCTGGTTCCCGGCCGGCATCGCGCTGGCCTCGCTGTTGATCTTCGGCCCCCGCATCGTGCCCGCGTTATTGGCAGGCTCTCTGGTGGTGACCACCATGGCCGGCATGCCGGCGTGGGTCTCCATCATCGTCGCGGTGAGCGTCGTCCTGGAAGGATCGGTCGGCGTCTACCTCCTCCGCAACGCTTCGGATCTCCGGCCCGGACTCAGGAGGGTGAGCGACATCCTGGCGTTCCTCCTTTTTGCCGTGGGGATCGCTCCGATGGTCGGCGCGACCGCGGGAACCCTTGCTCTCTGCGGGAGCGGCGTCGTTCTGTGGCGGGATGCCGGGCATCTCTGGCGCTTCTGGTGGTTGGGCGATGCGATGGGAACACTCGTGATCGGGTCGCTCGCTCTTGCCTGGTCGCACCGGGAAGAACTCTGGCTCTCCTCCGCGCGCAAAGGAGAGGGCGTCATCATGTTCATGCTGCTGGTGTCAGGGGCGACCGTTGTGCACGCGGGGGTATTCGAGCTGGACCTTGTTGCCCCGCTGTCGTTCGTCGCATTCCCGTTCGTGATCTGGGCTGCCTTGCGGTTCGGACAGAAGGGGGCAACCGCAGCCACTGCCGTCGGTGTGGCCTTCGCCCTCTGGGGGGTGCTCCACGGCGAGGGGCCGTTCGCTGAACCGCGCTTCGCTGTCGGGCTCGTGTTCTTCTACGGGTATACCGCCTCTCTCGGGCTTACGGGCTTGCTCCTCGGTGCATCCACCACCGAGCGGAGGCGATCCGCAGAGGAACTGCGCCGGATCGGTCAGGACCTGGACATCCGGGTGAGGGAGCGAACCGCCGACCTGCAGGAAGAGCTTGTGCGGCGCCGCCGTGCCCAGGAAGAGCTCCAGGGGGCGCTCCAGAGCGTGAAGACCCTGAGTGGCCTGCTCCCGATCTGCGCCTCGTGCAAGAAGATCAGGGACGACAGCGGGTACTGGACCCAGGTCGAGCGCTATCTGACCGAGCATACGCAGGCACAGTTCAGTCATGGAATGTGTCCCGAGTGTTTCTCTCACCTGTATCCGGAGATCGCCGACAAGTACGCGCAGGACACGAACGGCCGGCGGGGACCGGACGCGTCCACTTCACCGAACGGAGCATAGCAGGATGACCCAGGCATCTATCCTTGTTGTTGAGGACGAACACATCGTCGCAAAGGATATCGCGGCGCGCCTGACCCGCCGCGGGTATTCGGTCGTTGCCATTGCATCGACCGCTGCAGAGGCCATCACGGAGGCGGGACGGCACAGGCCGAATCTGGTGCTGATGGATATCATGCTGAAGGGGGATGTCGACGGCATCACGGCGGCGGACAGGATCCGTGAGCTGTACGGCCTGCCGATCGTGTATCTGACCGCCTACGCGGACGACAACACCCTGCAGCGCGCGAAGGTCACCGACGCCTTCGGATACATCCTGAAGCCCTTTGAGGAGCGCGAACTCTCGATCACCATCGAGATGGCGCTGTACAAACATCGCATCGAGGCGCGCCTGCGCGAAAGCGAACGCTGGCTCACCACCACGCTGCGCAGCATCGGTGACGCGATCATCGCGGCGGACACTGCCGGGGCGATAACGTTCATGAACCCCATCGCGGAGCGGCTGACGGGATGGATGGTCAGGGATGCGTCCGGCCGCCAACTTGCTGATGTCTTCAAGACCGCCTTCGAACACAGTGAGGCTCATGAAGCCGGCGCCACGGTCCTGGTCAGCAGGTCCGGCTCGAAGATCCCCATCGAGGAGAGTGCCGCCCCGATCAAGGATGACCGTGGGGAGACCACCGGTATCGTTGTGGTGTTCCGCGATGTGACCGAACAGCGTGCGGCGGAAGAGGCGTTGCGCATCAGCGAAGCGCGCATGACCGGCATCATCCAGTCGGCGATGGATGCGATCGTTACCGTGACCAGCCACCACGAGATCGTGCTCTTCAATGCGGCGGCCGAGCAGATGTTCCGATGCAGCGCGGCGGCGGCCGTCGGCAAGTCCATCGGGGGGTTCATTCCGGCACGCCTGCGCGAATCCACCGTTCGCACCTTCGACGAGATCGCCCGGGTCGGAGGGGCACAGGCGCGCATCAGCGATGCGGATGCCATCACCGGCCTCCGCGCGGACGGCACAGAATTCCCGCTGGAAGTGTCCGTGTCCCAGGTGGAGGCCCGGGGTGAGCGCCTGATGACCATGGTGCTCCGCGACATCACGGAGCGGCGGAAGGCGGAACATGACCTTCGTGAGAGCGAGGAGCGGTACCGGCGGTTCTTCGAGGACGATCTCACGGGCGATTTCATCGCGAAGGTGGACGGAACGTTGCTGGATGCGAACCCGGCATTCGCACGGATCGTGGGGTTCCCGTCGGTGGTGAGTGCAATGCAATGCAACGTGCTCTCGCTCTTTTCCTCGCCCGAAGTGCGGGACTCGATCTTCGATATCCTGCGTGCCCGCGGCCGTGTGGAGGAATTCGAACTTGACCTGGTCCGTCCTGACGGCCAGTTGATCCATGTGGTCATGAACGCCATTGCCATCACGCTGGCCGACGGCAGTTTCGCCGAATTCAAGGGGTACATGTATGATATCACCGAACGGAAGAAGCTGGAGGAGCAGGTCCGGCAGTCGCACAAAATGGAGAGTATCGGTACGCTGGCGAGCGGGATCGCGCATGATTTCAACAATATCCTCAACAACGTCATCGCGTTCGTGCTCCAGATCAAGAAGCACGCGCAGGAACCCGAAAAGGTCCTGAAGTACACCGCGACCATCGAGAAGTCCGCCACGCGGGGTGCGGAGCTGTCGGCCCAACTCCTGTCCTTTGCGAGAAAGGCGAAACGCGAGAGCGTGACGGTGAATGTGGCGCAGATCATGGACGAGGTCTTCAGCCTCTGTGGCGAGACATTCCCCAGGACGATCAGTGTGACCCGTCATTGCGACGACGCCCTCCGGTCCATTCTTGGCGATCACGGGGAGGTGTACCAGGTGCTGCTGAACCTGTGTGTGAACGCGCGTGATGCGGTCACGTCTCGGAGTCAGGGTGGTGCCGGTGCGATCAGCATCGGGGCGTTCAACGGGAAGGTGGGCGAGCGGATCAGTGCCTCGATGCTCGGGGTCCCCTCCGAGAACTATGTGGAGATCCGGGTCAGCGACGACGGCATCGGCATCCCTGCGGACATCCGCGAGCGCATCTTCGATCCCTTCTTCACGACCAAGGAACGCGGTCGTGGAACGGGCCTCGGCCTCTCGGTGGTGTACAGCATCGTTCGCAATCATCACGGGACGATCGTCGTGGATAGCGAAGAGGGTGAAGGGACCACATTCCACGTCTATTTCCCCGCGGTGCCATCGGCGTCGTCCCGCCCGGTGGTTGCCACCCCATCGGCCCCGGCGCGCGGAATGAATGAGACCATCCTGATCGTCGACGATGAAGAGTCGATGCAGGAACTCGGATGCGAGTTGCTGGAGGATGAGGGGTACAAGGTCCTGATCGCCAGTACGGGACAGGAAGCGGTGGAGGTGTACCGCCGCCATCGCGACAAGATCAAGTTGGTCGTCCTCGATCTGGTGATGCCCGGGATGGATGGTGGACAGACGTATCTTGAGTTGAAGAAGATCGATCCCGAACTGAAGGCGTTCTTCTGTACCGGATACATGCCGGACCAGGTCATCTCGGCGTTGCTGGAAGAGGAGCACCTGCAGGCGATACAGAAGCCGTTCAATCCGGAGTCGTTCATCCAGCTTGTACGAGATGTCCTGGACGGGCGCCGATAATAGCGCAGGGAACCATGACGACGTTCGTGGTGATCGTGTCGATCGGCCTTCAACTGGCTGCCGCGGCATGGGCGATCCGCCTCATCCGGTACACGGGCAGGCGGGTGGCGTGGTTCCTCATTTCGTCCGCGCTTCTCCTGATGGCCCTCCGCCGTGTCATCGCACTGATCCTCCTCCTGAACAAGGGGAACACCCCGGGGGCTGACCTCAACGAGATCGTCGGACTCCTGATCTCGCTCCTGATGTTCGCCGGCGTGATCCTCATTGAGGGGTATTTCCGGCACAGCCATCAATCGGATCTTGATGTCAGGGAACGCGAGCATCTGTTCCGTCTCCTCTTTGAGAAAGGCGGCGAGGGGAATCTGCTGATCGATGGCGGTGTGTTCATCGACTGCAATGCCCGCGCGCTGGAACTTCTCGGTATGCCCTCGAAGACCGATCTCATCGGCCGGGACCCCTCCTCCATCTCCCCACCCATGCAGCCTGATGGTGAACCATCCGATCGCAAGGCGGCGGCGTTGATCGAACGGGGATTGCGTGAAGGATGTGTCCATTTCGAATGGATGCACACCCGTGCTGACGGTTCGTTGGTTCCCGTTGATGTTGTGCTGACCGCCATCCCGCTGCATGGCCGGACGATCCTCCACACGTCCTGGCGCGATATCTCGGCGCGCCGCAGGGCGGAACAGGCGCTGCAAGAGAGCCTTCAGACATCGGAAGATATCATCCGCTCGATGCCTGTCGGCATTTTCATCTATCAGCACGCACCCGCCACGGGCCGCTTCATCCTCACCGGCGGCAATGGCGAGGCCGAGAGGCTGACCGGATTCTCGCTGCCTGAAGTGCGCGGGAGGTCGTTGGACGAGCTCTGGCCCCGCTGGTATGGTCGCGAGGGGGTGCGGGAACAGGTGATGAATGTGATCCACCATGGTGCCGTGCTCCATGTGGATAGTCTGGACTATGATGACGGCACGGTGAAGGGGACCTACCGGTTGTCCCTCTTCCGTCTTCCCGGCTCACGCCTTGTCATCGCATTCGAGGATATCACCGCCCAGCGGCAGCGCGAAGAAGGCATCCGGCTCTCCGAAGAGCGGCACCGGAACCTCGTTGAGACCATGGCCCAGGGGGTCGTGTATCAGGCAAGCGACGGCCGGATCCTCTCGACCAATCCTGCCGGTGAACGGATCCTCGGCCTGACTTTCGATCAGATGATCGGCCGCACCTCTCTCGATCCTCGCTGGCGGACGGTACGTGAGGATGGCACGGACCTTGCCGGGTCTGCCCATCCGGCCATGGTGGCGCTGCGTACGGGGAAGCAGGTCCATGACTTCATGATGGGCGTGTTCAACCCATCGTTGGACGAGTATCGCTGGATCATTGTGAACGCCGTGCCGTTGTTCCGGCCGGGAGAAGACCGGCCCTATCAGGTGCACACGACGTTCACCGACATTTCAGCGCTCAAGAAGGCCGAGGAAGAGAACCGGTTGCTGAATGCTGAACTCGAGGACCGCGTGAAACAGCGGACCGCCGAACTGGAATTCACGAACCAGGAGTTGGAAGCGTTCACGTACAGCATCTCGCACGATCTGCAGGCGCCTGTGCGGGCGATCGATGGATTTTCGCGGGCGCTTGCGGACCGTTGCGGGGAGCAGCTCTCTGCGGACGGGCAGCGCTATGTCGAATTTCTGAAGGTGAGTGCGGGAAAGATGCAGGACCTCATCGGGGCACTCCTGACCCTCTCCCGTACGGGGCGGTCGCCGGTACGCATGATGCCGGTCGACCCGACGGTACTGGTCCGGGATGTACTGGAGGTCCTCCAGTCTGAACTCGAAGGCAGGGTCGTGGATTTTCAGATCGACCCATTGCCGCCCTTCCAGGGGGACCCGACGCTCATGAAGCAGGTCTATCACAATCTGCTTGCCAACGCCGTGAAGTTCACCTCACGATGCGCGCAGGCGAAGATCCATGTCGGGTGCAATGGTACGGGCCCGGCACGCGTGTACTTCGTCCGCGACAATGGCGTAGGGTTCGATCCTGCGAATGCCGAGCGGTTGTTCGGTGTGTTCCAGCGGCTTCATCGCGAGGAGGATTTCAAGGGGACGGGTGTGGGGCTTGCGATCGTGCAGCGCATCATCCGCCGCCACCGGGGGTGGATCTGGGCCGAGGCCCAGACAGGCCAGGGGGCAACATTCTACTTCCATCTTCACTCGCTTGCGGCCGGGACGGAGGTGGCCGCATGAGCGCAGCGCAGCTACGGATACTCTGTCTCGAAGACAACGCGCTGGATGCCGAGCTCATTGCCCTGAGGCTGCAGAATGACGGGGTGGAACACGTGATCGACCGTGTCGATACACGGGAGAGCTTTGAAACGGCGATCGCCACCGGGTCCTATGATCTCATCCTTGCCGACTATGCCCTCCCATCCTTCGATGGGTTGACCGCGTTGCGGATCGTCCGCGCCAGGTATCCGGATCTTCCCTTTATATTTGTCTCCGGCGCATCGGGGGAGGACATCGCGATCGAGGCGGTGAAGAGCGGCGCGACGGACTACGTATTGAAGCAGCGCCTGACGCGCCTGACGCCTGTGGCGCGCCGCGCCATCCGGGAGTTGCGGGAGCGGCAGGAGCGGCAGGAGACCGAGCGCGCACTGCAGGAGACCGAGCGCAAGCACCGCCTGATGGTGCAATACCTGAGGGACATTGCCATCGTGTTCCTCGATCCTGCCGGGCATATCGTAAGTTGGAACGCCGGGGCGGAATTGATCACGGGATATACCGAGGCGGAGATCACGGGGCAGCACGTCAGTGCGCTCATTCCGGAATCGGCCGGGGGGGGGGGAGGAGCAGCCGATTGGCTGTTCAGTGCGGGGGCCGGCGAAGAGGTTCAGGTCGAGGTGTGGCACACCCGTCCGAACGGCTCGTCCTTCTGGGCCGAGATCCTCGTGGCTTCGGTGCGGGAGGCCGGGAGCTCGGTCGAAGGATATGTGATGATCATCCGGGACGTCACCGAACGCCGCGATGCACAGGAGCGGGCACTCGTGGCGCGACGGATGGAAAGCACGGCAACGGTGATGGGTGGCATCGCCCATGAGTTCAGCAATATCCTGAACAATGTGCTCGGGTTCGCGACCCTCATCAAGAAGTACATCCATGACCACGGCCGGGTCCTGAAATACAGTCAGGCGATCGAGCAGTCGGTGCACCGTGCCGACGAGGTGACCCAACGGCTCCTGGCCTTCGCCCGCGTGGAAGAACGCTCGACGGAGCCGGTCGCGATCGGCCCCCTGATGGAC includes the following:
- a CDS encoding response regulator, with translation MGSTNIMVVEDELIVAEDLTRWLMTLGYTIAARAAAGREAVQRCEATRPDLVLMDILLPGDMDGIQAAEEIRRRFDIPVVFITASSDEATLARAKVSEPFGYILKPFDERGLYSTIEMALYKHQSEKRMRESEERFRLMFENAPIPFHALDADGHILRVNKAWLELFGHAQDEVIGRWFGEFLSSGSIDRFVSTFTRFKSSPVLETVMLEIVLKDGTLRTGAFKGSIAVDQRGRFEMTLCVLESKLHAAVQESAAIPPAASLILGADGLVLAVSPAFEALTRWGRLTCAGVR
- a CDS encoding MASE1 domain-containing protein, translating into MPLHPAAVSDISLWEGLVVSLQRRHRVALLVVAIVIALGAYGSLATSISTPRLAPVWFPAGIALASLLIFGPRIVPALLAGSLVVTTMAGMPAWVSIIVAVSVVLEGSVGVYLLRNASDLRPGLRRVSDILAFLLFAVGIAPMVGATAGTLALCGSGVVLWRDAGHLWRFWWLGDAMGTLVIGSLALAWSHREELWLSSARKGEGVIMFMLLVSGATVVHAGVFELDLVAPLSFVAFPFVIWAALRFGQKGATAATAVGVAFALWGVLHGEGPFAEPRFAVGLVFFYGYTASLGLTGLLLGASTTERRRSAEELRRIGQDLDIRVRERTADLQEELVRRRRAQEELQGALQSVKTLSGLLPICASCKKIRDDSGYWTQVERYLTEHTQAQFSHGMCPECFSHLYPEIADKYAQDTNGRRGPDASTSPNGA
- a CDS encoding PAS domain S-box protein encodes the protein MTQASILVVEDEHIVAKDIAARLTRRGYSVVAIASTAAEAITEAGRHRPNLVLMDIMLKGDVDGITAADRIRELYGLPIVYLTAYADDNTLQRAKVTDAFGYILKPFEERELSITIEMALYKHRIEARLRESERWLTTTLRSIGDAIIAADTAGAITFMNPIAERLTGWMVRDASGRQLADVFKTAFEHSEAHEAGATVLVSRSGSKIPIEESAAPIKDDRGETTGIVVVFRDVTEQRAAEEALRISEARMTGIIQSAMDAIVTVTSHHEIVLFNAAAEQMFRCSAAAAVGKSIGGFIPARLRESTVRTFDEIARVGGAQARISDADAITGLRADGTEFPLEVSVSQVEARGERLMTMVLRDITERRKAEHDLRESEERYRRFFEDDLTGDFIAKVDGTLLDANPAFARIVGFPSVVSAMQCNVLSLFSSPEVRDSIFDILRARGRVEEFELDLVRPDGQLIHVVMNAIAITLADGSFAEFKGYMYDITERKKLEEQVRQSHKMESIGTLASGIAHDFNNILNNVIAFVLQIKKHAQEPEKVLKYTATIEKSATRGAELSAQLLSFARKAKRESVTVNVAQIMDEVFSLCGETFPRTISVTRHCDDALRSILGDHGEVYQVLLNLCVNARDAVTSRSQGGAGAISIGAFNGKVGERISASMLGVPSENYVEIRVSDDGIGIPADIRERIFDPFFTTKERGRGTGLGLSVVYSIVRNHHGTIVVDSEEGEGTTFHVYFPAVPSASSRPVVATPSAPARGMNETILIVDDEESMQELGCELLEDEGYKVLIASTGQEAVEVYRRHRDKIKLVVLDLVMPGMDGGQTYLELKKIDPELKAFFCTGYMPDQVISALLEEEHLQAIQKPFNPESFIQLVRDVLDGRR
- a CDS encoding PAS domain S-box protein, encoding MTTFVVIVSIGLQLAAAAWAIRLIRYTGRRVAWFLISSALLLMALRRVIALILLLNKGNTPGADLNEIVGLLISLLMFAGVILIEGYFRHSHQSDLDVREREHLFRLLFEKGGEGNLLIDGGVFIDCNARALELLGMPSKTDLIGRDPSSISPPMQPDGEPSDRKAAALIERGLREGCVHFEWMHTRADGSLVPVDVVLTAIPLHGRTILHTSWRDISARRRAEQALQESLQTSEDIIRSMPVGIFIYQHAPATGRFILTGGNGEAERLTGFSLPEVRGRSLDELWPRWYGREGVREQVMNVIHHGAVLHVDSLDYDDGTVKGTYRLSLFRLPGSRLVIAFEDITAQRQREEGIRLSEERHRNLVETMAQGVVYQASDGRILSTNPAGERILGLTFDQMIGRTSLDPRWRTVREDGTDLAGSAHPAMVALRTGKQVHDFMMGVFNPSLDEYRWIIVNAVPLFRPGEDRPYQVHTTFTDISALKKAEEENRLLNAELEDRVKQRTAELEFTNQELEAFTYSISHDLQAPVRAIDGFSRALADRCGEQLSADGQRYVEFLKVSAGKMQDLIGALLTLSRTGRSPVRMMPVDPTVLVRDVLEVLQSELEGRVVDFQIDPLPPFQGDPTLMKQVYHNLLANAVKFTSRCAQAKIHVGCNGTGPARVYFVRDNGVGFDPANAERLFGVFQRLHREEDFKGTGVGLAIVQRIIRRHRGWIWAEAQTGQGATFYFHLHSLAAGTEVAA
- a CDS encoding response regulator; translated protein: MSAAQLRILCLEDNALDAELIALRLQNDGVEHVIDRVDTRESFETAIATGSYDLILADYALPSFDGLTALRIVRARYPDLPFIFVSGASGEDIAIEAVKSGATDYVLKQRLTRLTPVARRAIRELRERQERQETERALQETERKHRLMVQYLRDIAIVFLDPAGHIVSWNAGAELITGYTEAEITGQHVSALIPESAGGGGGAADWLFSAGAGEEVQVEVWHTRPNGSSFWAEILVASVREAGSSVEGYVMIIRDVTERRDAQERALVARRMESTATVMGGIAHEFSNILNNVLGFATLIKKYIHDHGRVLKYSQAIEQSVHRADEVTQRLLAFARVEERSTEPVAIGPLMDEVTELLRSECPDTITIHKRCEISLPLITAARGELRQALMNLGLNARDAIQAQVSTGGRGTITLEAMRVRITEAIAPALALPVGDECILLRVTDTGVGIRQEIADRIFDPFFTTKESGRGAGLGLSIVYTVIRGHRGIVLVDSSPGHGSAFSVYMPLADAHRKDGVRNGEVAVPRSELILLVDDEQGMREFGRDILAEHGYRVLTARDGTEALAAYQEHHEEISLVILDLILPGMDGGQTYLAMKHINKNLKAMFCSGYTSDQLISSLLQEEHLRAVRKPFQIDEFLSAVRECLDAPRT